In a single window of the Campylobacter fetus subsp. testudinum 03-427 genome:
- the gltB gene encoding glutamate synthase, large subunit (Pfam matches to PF00310.17 GATase_2, and to PF01645.13 Glu_synthase, and to PF04898.10 Glu_syn_central, and to PF01493.15 GXGXG), whose product MDRLYSYKDNCGFGLLANLNNIPSYQNTIDAITALERMMHRGAIASDGKSGDGCGLLFSMPTSFMKKAAKECGVLLPEQFGVAMVFLKTDEHMEKFEEICLKNDLKVILKRDVPIDESALGELALETLPRIVQFFITPNSIIAKKYFSSLLYLARREIQKYFKEDDDFYVCSCSDKVIVYKGLIMPTYIKTFFKDLSDKEFCSSFALFHQRFSTNTLPKWRLAQPFRTIAHNGEINSISANRTNLTIQEKCLKSYRFTNDELNMMIPITGDDRSDSASLDNMFEFLIENEVDFFKAIRLVLPAPWQNSPYTDSKIRSFYEYTSPNFAPWDGPAAVSFTNGRFIACCLDRNGLRPAKYIITKDSRILISSEYGVLDIDESNILERGRLQSGQMIGLDLKYGKVMKNDEINDYIKNSQDYTKWLNDNMVHLEEFVEIAFEKLSDYELDNLHALQRNFSITNEFKEMILSPMITSGKEATGSMGDDTSLAAFSDSQRRFSDFFKQKFAQVTNPPIDPLREMVVMSLNVTFGEFRNFLEESELHAKRIKTTSPILMQDKFEVLKSFGDENSPKFQSEFKNQTFSTLFSENLKGSLEDLVYDVINAIKSGVHIVLLDDRGVDSSNASIPMAMAVGRVHQALIEEGLRHSVTIIAVSGEILDSHSCAMMIGYGASAVYPYLLFASGYEILKDNDEVQIKAGLKNIHHALNTGLLKIMSKMGISTVGSYKNSALFDILGLSQTVVNECFAASSVLIPGLEYDDIEKRVLKYHKSAFNFGDHLIPLHLGGFYKYLDKDEFHDYTPFIINQIHKTSITGDMNDFSKIRDAIKGRGLRMVRDFLDIKSDKEPISVDEVEPASSILKRFNSAAMSLGSISPEAHEALALAMNKLGAMSNSGEGGEANQRLKSPANSQIKQIASGRFGVTPEYLASATEIQIKLAQGAKPGEGGQLPGYKVTQLIATLRYTTPGVTLISPPPHHDIYSIEDLAQLIFDLKQVNPKATIAVKLVSSAGVGTIAAGVAKCYADKIIISGGDGGTGAAGWSSIKFTGNPWELGLIEAHNALKVNNLRNSVHLQTDGGLKIGQDIIKAALLGAESYAFGTLALVILGCKVLKICHLNRCTEGVATQDPALRSKFSGSVDRVVNYFTLLAEDVRLELAKMGYKSLDEIIGRNELLSPVESKFDMSELLRVIGGDNKSSGKPNNPFDKNEFEKSVLKEVYKTIQNPDEKIVIDKQICNQNRSFGALISGEIAKYYGNEGFVSQTIRINLNGIAGQSLGAFLASGMALYLKGSANDYVGKGMNGGRIVISPNDPNNYFAVAGNTCLYGATGGKLFASGIVGERFCVRNSGATAVVEGVGDHACEYMTGGVVAILGDTGINFGAGMTGGIAFVWDEKREFIDKLNQELVIALRIDTDEMDEARHFLKRLIRAYYNETKSVRAKYILDNFRDSIREFWMVKPKDMTKLPLNPADGD is encoded by the coding sequence ATGGATAGATTATACTCATATAAAGATAATTGTGGCTTTGGTTTGCTTGCAAATTTAAATAATATTCCTAGCTATCAAAATACAATTGATGCCATAACGGCTCTTGAGCGAATGATGCATAGAGGCGCTATAGCGAGCGATGGTAAGAGTGGAGATGGCTGTGGTCTGCTTTTTTCAATGCCTACTTCATTTATGAAAAAGGCTGCTAAAGAGTGCGGCGTTCTGCTTCCAGAGCAGTTTGGCGTAGCTATGGTTTTTTTAAAGACTGATGAGCATATGGAAAAATTTGAGGAAATATGTCTGAAAAACGACTTGAAAGTTATTTTAAAAAGAGATGTTCCTATAGATGAAAGCGCATTAGGAGAGCTTGCTTTAGAGACTTTACCGCGTATAGTTCAGTTTTTTATCACGCCAAATAGCATAATTGCTAAAAAATATTTTAGTTCTTTGCTATATCTTGCAAGACGCGAAATTCAAAAATACTTCAAAGAAGATGACGATTTTTATGTCTGTTCATGTTCGGATAAAGTTATAGTTTATAAAGGTCTTATAATGCCTACTTATATAAAGACCTTTTTTAAAGATTTAAGCGACAAAGAGTTTTGTAGTAGTTTTGCGCTTTTTCATCAAAGATTTTCTACAAATACGCTTCCTAAATGGCGCTTAGCTCAACCATTTAGAACGATAGCTCATAACGGAGAGATAAACTCGATCTCTGCAAACAGAACAAATTTAACAATCCAAGAAAAATGCTTAAAAAGCTATAGATTTACAAACGATGAGTTAAATATGATGATTCCTATCACAGGAGATGATAGAAGCGATAGTGCGAGCTTAGATAATATGTTTGAGTTTCTTATAGAAAATGAAGTGGATTTTTTCAAAGCCATTAGGTTGGTTCTTCCTGCTCCATGGCAAAATAGCCCATATACAGACTCAAAAATACGTTCATTTTACGAATATACGAGCCCAAATTTTGCTCCATGGGACGGACCTGCAGCTGTATCATTTACAAACGGTAGATTTATCGCTTGCTGTTTAGATAGAAACGGACTTAGACCTGCAAAATACATCATCACGAAGGATTCAAGAATTTTAATTTCTAGCGAGTATGGCGTTCTTGATATAGATGAGAGTAATATACTTGAGCGAGGTCGCCTTCAAAGTGGTCAGATGATAGGTCTTGATCTAAAATACGGCAAGGTTATGAAAAATGATGAGATAAATGATTATATCAAAAATAGCCAAGACTATACAAAATGGCTAAATGATAATATGGTTCATTTAGAAGAGTTCGTAGAGATCGCTTTTGAGAAGTTAAGCGACTATGAGTTAGATAATCTTCACGCTTTGCAAAGAAATTTCAGCATAACAAATGAGTTTAAAGAGATGATTTTATCTCCTATGATTACAAGCGGTAAAGAAGCAACCGGATCTATGGGCGATGATACAAGTTTGGCTGCATTTAGCGACTCCCAAAGAAGATTTAGTGACTTTTTTAAACAGAAATTTGCCCAAGTAACAAATCCTCCTATAGATCCACTTCGCGAAATGGTTGTAATGAGTTTGAACGTGACTTTTGGTGAGTTTAGGAACTTTTTAGAAGAGAGTGAGCTTCATGCAAAACGTATCAAAACAACATCTCCGATTTTGATGCAGGATAAATTTGAAGTATTAAAAAGTTTTGGAGATGAAAATAGCCCTAAATTCCAAAGTGAATTTAAAAATCAAACATTTAGCACGCTATTTAGTGAAAATTTAAAAGGTAGTTTAGAAGATCTTGTTTATGATGTTATAAATGCTATAAAGAGCGGAGTTCATATTGTTTTACTTGATGATAGAGGAGTGGATAGTTCTAACGCTTCAATACCTATGGCTATGGCAGTAGGTAGAGTTCATCAAGCCCTCATAGAAGAGGGACTTCGTCATAGCGTAACCATTATAGCAGTTAGCGGCGAGATACTAGACTCTCATAGCTGTGCTATGATGATCGGATACGGCGCAAGTGCGGTATATCCGTATCTTCTTTTTGCAAGTGGTTATGAGATTTTAAAAGATAATGATGAGGTGCAGATAAAAGCAGGTTTAAAAAATATCCACCATGCTCTAAATACCGGGCTTTTAAAGATAATGTCGAAAATGGGTATATCAACCGTAGGAAGCTATAAAAACTCAGCTTTGTTTGATATCTTAGGTCTTAGCCAAACCGTGGTTAATGAATGCTTTGCGGCTTCTAGCGTACTTATACCAGGACTTGAGTATGACGATATAGAAAAAAGAGTTTTAAAATATCATAAATCCGCTTTTAATTTCGGTGATCATCTTATACCCCTACATTTAGGTGGATTTTATAAATACCTTGATAAAGATGAGTTTCACGACTATACGCCTTTTATCATAAATCAAATTCACAAAACCAGTATCACGGGCGATATGAATGATTTTTCTAAAATCAGAGACGCTATCAAAGGTCGCGGACTTAGAATGGTCAGGGATTTTCTTGATATAAAAAGTGATAAAGAACCTATAAGTGTAGATGAGGTTGAGCCTGCAAGTAGTATATTAAAACGTTTTAATTCAGCTGCTATGAGTTTAGGTTCTATAAGCCCAGAAGCGCATGAAGCTCTAGCTTTAGCTATGAATAAGCTAGGAGCTATGAGCAACTCAGGCGAGGGAGGAGAAGCTAATCAGAGATTAAAAAGTCCTGCTAACTCGCAGATAAAGCAGATTGCAAGTGGAAGATTTGGTGTAACTCCGGAGTATTTAGCTAGTGCTACTGAAATTCAAATAAAATTAGCTCAAGGTGCAAAACCAGGAGAGGGCGGACAGCTTCCTGGATATAAAGTAACGCAGCTTATAGCAACTCTGCGTTATACAACGCCAGGAGTTACTCTTATAAGTCCTCCTCCTCATCACGATATCTATAGCATTGAGGATTTGGCTCAGCTCATTTTTGATTTAAAGCAAGTAAATCCAAAAGCTACTATCGCAGTAAAACTGGTTTCTAGTGCTGGAGTAGGTACTATAGCAGCTGGAGTTGCTAAATGTTACGCTGATAAAATCATTATAAGCGGCGGAGACGGAGGTACTGGAGCTGCTGGTTGGAGTAGTATCAAATTTACTGGAAATCCGTGGGAGTTAGGTCTTATAGAAGCGCACAATGCTTTAAAAGTAAATAACCTAAGAAACAGTGTTCATCTTCAAACAGATGGTGGATTAAAAATCGGTCAAGATATCATAAAGGCTGCATTATTAGGAGCTGAAAGTTATGCTTTTGGAACTTTGGCTTTGGTTATTTTAGGTTGTAAAGTATTGAAAATATGCCATTTAAATCGCTGTACCGAAGGAGTTGCTACTCAAGATCCGGCTTTAAGGAGTAAATTTAGCGGAAGCGTAGATAGAGTGGTAAATTATTTTACTTTATTAGCTGAAGATGTTAGGCTTGAGTTAGCAAAAATGGGATATAAAAGCTTAGATGAGATAATAGGCAGAAATGAGCTTTTAAGCCCAGTGGAGAGTAAATTTGATATGAGTGAGCTTCTAAGGGTTATAGGTGGAGATAACAAAAGTAGTGGTAAGCCAAATAATCCTTTTGATAAGAATGAATTTGAAAAAAGCGTCTTAAAAGAAGTTTATAAAACTATACAAAATCCAGATGAAAAGATAGTTATCGATAAGCAAATTTGTAACCAAAATAGAAGTTTCGGTGCTCTTATAAGCGGCGAGATAGCAAAATATTACGGTAATGAAGGCTTTGTTAGTCAGACTATCAGGATAAATTTAAACGGTATAGCCGGACAGAGTTTAGGAGCATTTTTAGCTAGTGGAATGGCTTTATATCTAAAAGGTAGCGCAAATGACTATGTTGGTAAAGGGATGAATGGAGGACGCATAGTTATAAGTCCAAATGATCCAAATAACTATTTTGCCGTAGCTGGAAATACCTGTCTTTATGGTGCTACTGGAGGTAAGCTCTTTGCTAGTGGAATTGTAGGAGAGAGATTTTGTGTGCGAAACTCAGGTGCAACTGCAGTAGTGGAGGGCGTCGGCGACCATGCTTGTGAGTATATGACTGGTGGAGTCGTAGCTATACTTGGGGACACCGGTATAAACTTCGGAGCAGGAATGACCGGCGGAATCGCCTTTGTATGGGATGAAAAAAGAGAGTTTATAGATAAATTAAATCAAGAATTAGTCATTGCTTTACGTATAGATACTGATGAAATGGACGAAGCAAGGCACTTTTTAAAGCGTCTCATCAGAGCTTATTATAACGAGACAAAAAGCGTTAGAGCTAAGTACATTTTAGATAATTTTAGAGACTCTATAAGAGAGTTTTGGATGGTAAAGCCAAAAGATATGACTAAACTTCCATTAAATCCAGCCGACGGAGATTAA